The following is a genomic window from Anaerolineales bacterium.
CCTGCAATCGATCTCGCGTGAAAAATTGCAAGCCTTGCGGGACGCTCTCGACGCACTGCTTTAATCAATCCCTTACAGGATTGTAAGGGAAACCCCAAAAGGCCAGCGCTATACTGCTCTTGTTGCTTTTCGCCTTAACCCTGCGAGCGTGATAGCCGGGAGGTGGTTCAAAACTGGGGTAGGTTAGCGGTATGTCAGTTGTTTTGAAGGGGGAGGGCTATCGAATTGCGTTGGAGCATGCTCCAAATGCAATGGCAATCACCCATCCGAAGGATGGGCACTTTCTTTTTGCCAATCAAGCATTTTGTCAGTTCTTTGACGTCTCACTTCATCAGATTATTGAAACCCGTGCAGCGGATTTGTATGCCGGGGCGCAGGACCGCCAGCGCATTGTGCAGCAGCTGCACAAACAGCAGGGCATCGATCGCCTCCCCGTAGAATTCAAGACCGGTAGCGGCCTACTGCGCTGGGGAGAGCTTTCTGCCCGTTTGGTCGAGATCGAAGGGGAGCAATTGATTGTCAGCACCATTCTGCCCGCGGAGGCCCATGCAGCCAACGGTCTGCAAGAAAAGCTGGCGAACGTGGAAGGCGAGTTGCAGCAATTTGCCTATATTGTCTCCCACGACCTGCAGGAGCCTTTGCGCATGGTGGATGGCTACATGCAGCTGATCCGCCAGCGCTACAGTGGCAAGCTGGACAAAGACGGCGATGAGTTTATTGGCTTTGCCGTGGATGGGGCCAACCGCTTGCAGCAGATGATCAATGACCTGCTCGTCTTTTCCCGGGTGCAGACCCGCGGCGGCGCCATGACTTGGGTGCCGGCTGAGGATGTTTTGCAAAACGTGTTGGAAAACTTGGAAATCGTCATAGCTGATGCGCAGGCCGAGATCCATGTCGGGCCGCTGCCCAGCGTGTATGCCGACCCGGCCCAGTTGGCCTTACTCTTTCAGTATCTGATCTCCAACGCCCTGAAATTTCATGCGCAGCAGGCGCCGGTCATCCATATTCGGGCCGAGGCGAAAGACGGTTTTCACCAATTTTGTGTGGAAGACAACGGCATCGGCATAGATGCCGCCCATTTAGACCAGGTCTTTTTGATCTTCCGGAAATTGCACAGCCGGGAGCGTTATCCCGGCACTGGGATGGGCCTGGCGATCAGCAAGCGCATCGTGGACCGCCATGCCGGAGCGATTTGGATCGAGTCTGAACCGGGGCAGGGCAGCAAAGTATTCTTCACGATCTCCGTCCCATCAGGAGAGCAGAAATGAGCGCCCGCATCCCCACCGGGGAGCTTCCCTCCCAGAAACGGGACAAGCCGATTCGGGTCTTGTTGGTGGAAGACAACCCTGGTGATGCGCGCCTGATCCAGGAAATGCTCAAGAGCACCGGCAATATGAACTTGCGCTTCGAGCATGTCACTACCCTCGACCAGGGCCTGGAATATGTGGGAGACCCCGAACAGCCGCTGGACGCGGTCCTATTGGACCTGGGCCTGCCGGATTGCCAGGGTTTTGAAACCTTCGAACGTTTTCAAGAGAAGGGCAAAGCTTTCACCATCATTATTCTCAGCGGGCTGAACGATGTCGACCTGGCCCTGCATGCGGTGCGCAGCGGCGCCCAGGATTATTTGGTCAAAGGGCAGATCAACGGCGACTTGCTGCTGCGCTCCATCCGCTACGCCATTGAGCGTGACGAGACCGAAAAGCAGCTGGTCGAAAGCCGCGAGCGCTACCAAAGCCTGGTGGACATGATGCCCGACGCCATCATGGTGCATGTCGACAGCCAAATCGTGTTTGCCAACCCCGCCGCCCTCAACTTGCTGGGCGTCAGCAGCCAGGAAGAGCTGGAAGGCCGCAATGTCCTCGACTTGGTGCATCCCAACGACCGCAGCGTGGTGACCGCCCGCATCGTGAAGCAGGCCGAGACAGGGGAGGCCCAGTCGCCAGTCGAAGAAAAGTTCATTCGCTCGGACGGGCGCATGATCGACGTGGAGGTGACTGCCACGCCTTTCCTCTTTGAGGACAAGCAAGCTACGCAGCTGATCATCCGTGATATTTCAGAACGCAAAGTGCGCGAGAGCGAGATGGAGGCCATTGCGGCTGTGAGCCGCGGCCTGCAGGACGCCGACACTCAGGACGAAATGCTGCCGGTCATCATGGACCAGGCCATGCAAGCGGTTGGCGCCTTGGATGGGTCGATCACTTTGATGGATGAGCAAAGCGGTGACCACCACATCGTGGCCGGCCGCGGGCCGCGAGCCAGCCAGCCGGTTGGCTCGGTCATCCCGCGCGGCATGGGGCTGACCAGCAAAGTGGTCGAAGACCGCAGCGCCTACATCAACAATCAATTCATCATCGACCCGGACCCGGCTCTATACCAAGTGGTCAAAGACGTCACTCCAACCAAGTCGGTGGCGATTTTCCCCATCTTTGCCGAAGACAAAGTTATTGGCACCCTGGGCCTGGGCCGTGACCTGCCTTTTGAAAACAGTGATGTGCGCGTAATTAATGCCATCTGCAGTATTGGCGGCAACGCCATTCATCGCGCTGCGCTGTATGAGCAGACCCAGCGCCGTTTGCGGCACTTGCGCAGCTTGCGTGAAATTGACCTGGCAATCACTTCCAGCCTTGACATCAACTTTATTCTGGATGTGATCTTGACCCAGGCCAATCGCGAGCTCGATCTGGACGCCGCGGCGATCTTGCTGCTGAATGCCGAGAATGTCCTGGAGTTCGCTGCCGGGAATGGCTTCCGCAGCCAGCTGATCCGAGACAGCCGGGTGAACTTTGGTCAAGGCCTGGCCGGCCGGGCCGCCCAGCAGCGCCAGCTGGTGCGCGGCAGCGGCGAGGCCTTGTATCGCAACACCCTGCGGCCACAGCTGTTCCAGCAAGAGAGCTTCCTCAGCTATCATGCCGTGCCGCTGGTGGCCAAAGGCAAGGTGATTGGCGTGCTGGAAACCTTCCACCGTTCAGAAGAAGTCCGTGACACGGAATGGGAAGACTTTCTGCTCACGCTGGCCGGGCAGGCCGCCATCGCCATTGACAATGCATCCTTGTTCCGTGACTTGCAGCGCTCCAATGATGATTTACGCGATGCCTACGAGCGCACCATCGAAGGCTGGGCGCACGCCTTGGCCCTGCACGACATGGAGACCATCGAGCACAGCCGCCGTGTGACCGAAACCACCGTGACACTGGCCCGTCACCTCGGGCTGGATGATGACAGGCTCGTTCATGTGCGCCGCGGCGCTTTGCTCCACGATATTGGCAAAATGGGCATCCCCGACCAGATCTTGGGCAAGACCGGGCCACTCAACGAGAATGAGTGGCACATCATGCGCAAACATCCCGAATACGCCGGCCAAATGCTGGAAGGCATTGAGTTTCTGCACCCCGCCATGCCTATCCCGCTCTACCACCATGAAAAATGGGATGGTTCGGGCTATCCTCATGGCCTTAAAGGGCAGGAAATTCCATTGGAGGCGCGTATTTTTGCCATCATTGATGTCTGGGATGCGCTGACCTCTGACCGCCCTTATCGCCCGGCCTGGGAGACCAACAAGGTCAAAGACTACTTGCGCGACCAGGCCGGCAAGCATTTTGACCCGCATGTGGTCGAATCATTTTTCCTGCATATCCTCGAAAAGTAAAAGGCTGCCGGCATCCGGTATAATTTCTCCTGATGGTTGTTCCCGCGGTCCTCAGCCAGCGCCCCGCGACTGAAGCAGACCGCAGCCGGTTGGCCAACCTGCTGCACTTCGAAACCTATGTGCATCGCCATCTGGATTGGCGACGTCCGTTAGACTGGCTCGGCCATGACCCCTATTTGATCGCAGAAAATTCTGGGCAGTTGGTGGCCGCCTTGGCCTGTTCCCCTGACCTGCCTGAGGTCAGTTGGGTGCGCCTGTTCGCCACGGCCGCCGGTATGCGGCCTACAGATGCCTGGGATCTGCTCTGGCCGGCGGCCACCCCCATATTGCGCCAAAAAGAGATCCACACACTGGCCGCCATTCCGCTTCAAGACTGGTTTGAAACCTTGCTGGCGCGCAGCGGCTTCATCAAGGACCACGAAGTCGTCGTTTTGGAATGGCGCCCCCAGCCCCTGCAGACCTCTGTCCAGGAGATCGACGCCGACCTGCGCCCCATGACCCAGGAAGACCTGCCCCTGGTGGCGGAGGTGGATCATGCCGCCTTCCGCCCACTGTGGCGCAACTCGCTGTCTGCCCTGGAGGCTGCCTTCAGCCAGGCTGGCCTGGCCAGCGTCGTCGAGCAGGGCGGGCGCATCGTCGCCTACCAGATCAGCACGCACAGCGCCCGCGGGCCGCACTTGGCCCGCCTGGCCACGCATCCCAGCCACCAGGGGCGCGGCCATGCCGCCACCCTGGTACGCCATGTCCAAACCCACGTCTTGCAGCGCGGCGACACCTTATTGACCGTGAATACCCAGGACAATAACGGGGCTTCTTTGGCCTTGTACAAGAAACTGGGCTTCAACTTCAATGGGGAACAGTTCCCGGTCTACCAGTACGACTGCACATCCGGCGCAGATTAAACCGGGGAGAGAAAAACTCTTTCACTTCTTTGCAAAGAGCCAACTTCTGCTACACTGGGCAGGCAATTACGCCTTGCCCGGCCTAGACCGGAGACACTGCTTCGGAGGATACACAGAATGACCAATCGCCAAGCTCGCCAGGAACGCCAGCGCGCCAAAGCCAAAAAAGGCCAGTACCAATGGCTGATCTACATGGGGATCGGTGCAGTTATTTTGGTGGGACTGATTGTTCTAAGCCAGCTTTTTAGCGGCCCGCGCCAAACCACCTACACCCAAAAAGACGGTATGCAGTTGGGCGCCGCAGATGCGCCTGTCACCGTGATCGAATTCCTGGACTTTCAATGTCCTCACTGCCTCAACTCCTACAACTCTGTGGAAGAGGACATGATCGCCGAATATGTGGACACCGGCAAAGTGCGCCTGATGTACTATGTGGTCGGTTTCCTCGGCCCTGAATCGGTCAACTCGGCTGAGGCGGCTTACTGCGCCGCGGCGCAGAATTACTTCTGGGAATTTCACGACGTGGTCTTTGCGCCGGTGAATTTTTCCAATGGCAATGTGGGCGGCTACTCGGACGCCAAGCTGATTGATATGGCTGGCAAGGTGGCCGGCATGGATACGCAAGCCTTTAGCGCCTGCATGGCCAGCGACGAAAAGATCCCGGAAGTGCAGGCCGCACATGACGTGGCGGCCAGCCTGGGCGTAAGCGGCACCCCGGCCTTTGTGATCAACGGCCAGGTGCTGGGCGGCGCACAGCCGTTCTCACGTCTGCAGCAAGTCATTGAAGAAGCTCTGGAAACTGCGGGCGCCAACTAGACCGATCTGGTACTCGATAAAAACACCCTGCTTTGGCAGGGTGTTTTTTGTTGGTGCTAGAAGTCCAGCGGAATGCGGAAGTGGGCCAGCAGCGCCACGATCAATGGGGCGATCACCAGCGCCGGGAGGAAATTGCCCACCCGGATGGGCTTGATCTCCAGCAGGCTGCTCACGCCCATGCCCACCAGCAGCAGGCCGCCGGTGGCGCTTAATTCGGCGATCATGGCCGGGGTGAAGACGGCCTGAATTTGCTGGGCCAGCAGCGAAATGCTGCCCTGCAGCACCAGAATAACCAGCGAAGAAAACAGCACCCCCACGCCAAGCGTGGAGGCGAACACAATGCTGGCGAAGCCGTCCAGGGTGGACTTGATCGCCAGCAGGCTGAAGTCGCCGGTCAGCCCATCCTGGATCGAGCCCAGGATCGCCATCGGGCCGATGGCGTAGACCAGAGAAGCGGTCAGGAAGCCGCGCACGAATTTGGCGCTGCCGCCCTCGGCGTTGGCGGCAAAGCGCGCTTGCAGCCAGGCGCCCAGGCGTTTGAGGCCCTCTTCGATCTGCCACCACTCACCCAGGATGCCGCCGATGATCATGGCCAGCAGCACCAGCACGGCATTGCTGGTTTCCGAGAACATGCGCAGGCCGTAGGCCACAGTAAACAGGCCCAACCCGGCCACCACGGTCTGCCCCATGCGTTCCGGCAGGCGTGAGCCAAAGGCCAGGCCCAGCAGACCGCCAAGAATGATGGTGGCTACATTAAGCAGCGTGCCGATCATGCGCTGATTATAAGGGAGCGTATAATTCCGGCCATGTCCAGGGGACCTAAACAATTGGCGACCCAGCCGGCCTGGTGGATCGCCTACGGCGTGCTGTGCGGCCTGGCTGCCGCCGGCCTGTTGCTGCTGTTGGCCGCCCCGCGCCGCGGCCAGCCCATCCAGCTGGTGCAGGCGCCCACGGCTGACCCAGCCATGGCAGCGCAAGCGCAGCCCAGCCGCCCGGCCCCGACGCCGCTGGTGCAGCCCAACCTGCCGTTGGACCTGAACGCGGCCACCGCGGCGGAACTGGAGTTCCTGCCGGGCATCGGGCCTAGCACGGCCATGCTGATCGTTTCGTATCGTGAGCAAAATGGGCCGTTTCAGCGCCTGGAGCAGTTGTTGGACATTCCGGGCATTGGCCCGCGCACCCTGGAAGGCTTGCTGCCCTTTGCCTATGTGGAACCCAATGAAGATTAAACCCCTCTTGCAGCGCTACCAGGCCCTGCTGGACCTGCCCGCCCACACCCAGAGCATCTCGCTGCTGGAGGGCGGCACGCCGCTGCTGCCCTTGCCGCGCCTGGCTCAGGAACTGGGCGGCGGCTTTGAGCTGTATGCCAAGGTCGAGGGCTTGAACCCGACCGGCTCCTTCAAAGACCGCGGCATGACCGCTGCGGTGGGCGAGGCGCTGGGCCGCGGCGCCCAGGCCGTGATCTGCGCTTCCACCGGCAACACCGCCGCCAGCGCCGCGGCTTATGCCGCCCGCGCCGGCCTGCGCTGCATCGTGCTCATCCCGCAGGGCAAGGTCGCCGCCGGCAAGCTGGCTGGCGCGCTGGCCTACGGCGCCCAGGTCATCCAGGTCAGCGGCTCGTTCGATCAGGCCTTGGAGCTGGTGGTGCAGGTCAGCCAGCGCCAACCCATCGCCCTGGTCAATTCGCTTAACCCGCATCGCTTGCAGGGCCAAAAGACCGCCGCCTTCGAGATCATTGAAGACTTGGGCCGCGCCCCGGACTGGCTGTGCCTGCCGGTGGGCAACGCCGGCAACATCATTGCCTATTGGATGGGTTTCCGCCAGGTTCACCAGCTGCACGCCAGCGGCCTGCCGCTCCTGCTGGGCGTACAGGCCGCCGGGGCGGCCCCGCTGGTACACGGCGCGCCGGTCGAAGTGCCGGAAACGGTGGCTACCGCCATCCGCATCGGCAAACCCGCCCGCGGCGAGCAGGCATTGCAAGCCGCCGCCGAGTCCGGCGGGCGGATTGTGGCCGCCAGCGACGCCGAGATCCTGGCCGCACAGCGCCGTCTGGCCGCCGAAGGGCTGTGGGTCGAGCCAGCTTCAGCCGCCGGCCTGGCCGGCCTTACAGCGGAGATCGCTGCTGGCCGCCTGCAGCCGCAGGGTCGCGTGGTGCTGGTCTGCACCGGTCACGGCCTCAAAGACCCGGACACTATCACGCAGGCCATCCCCGCAACGCCGGTTATTCCGGCGGAACTGGCTGCGCTGGAAGCCCTGTTGGCTGGCTGATGGTGACTGTACGCGTCCCGGCCAGCACCGCCAACCTGGGTCCGGCTTTCGATTGCTTGGGTCTGGCGCTGGACTTGTCCAACCAGGCCAACTTTAGCCTGGAAGGGCAGGGCTGGCAGATCGAGATCACCGGCGAAGGGCAGGGCCGCCTGCCGCGCAGCGCCAGGAACCGCATGGCGCGCGCCTTTGAGCTGGTCTACACTAAGACCGGCCAGCCCCTGCCGCCGGGCGTCAGCTTGGAGGCCCACAACCACATCCCACTCAGTTCGGGGCTGGGTTCCAGCTCTGCCGCGGCCCTGGCGGGCTTGTTGGGGGCCAATGCGCTTTTGGGTGGGCCTTTCTCTCAGGCCGAGATTTTGCAGCTGGCCGCCGACCTGGAGGGCCACGCTGACAACGTGGCGGCCGCCTTGTACGGCGGGCTGGTCCTGGTCTACAGCCATAAAGGACGCTGGCAGGTGCAGCAGTTGGAGCATCAGCCGTTGCGCGCTGTGGTGCTGCTGCCCGAAGCGCGGCTGAGTACGCATGAGTCGCGCGCCGCTTTGCCTGCCCAGGTACCTTTGCCCGCCGCGGTGGCCAATATCGGCCACAGCTTGCTGCTGGCTGAGGCTTTGCGCCGCGGCGACCTGGCGTTGCTGGCCCTCGCCATGAAAGACCAGCTGCACCAGCCCGCCCGCTTGGCTCTGCTGCCCGGCGCGGCCGAGGCGATCGTCGCCGCCCAGGCTTTAGGGGCCGCAGCGGCCCTGTCCGGCGCGGGGCCGGGCGTGATTGCGTTTGTAGAGGAGGGGGCCGAAGAAGCCGTCGGCGCGGCCATGCGCGCCGCCTTCCGGGCGGCGGGCTTGGCCGCGCGGCATTATGCACTCAACAGCAGCCCGCACGGGGCTGTGGTCTTATAACTTGGGCAGCACGATGCTCTGCTGCTTCTGGTATTTGCCCTTCTTATCCGCGTAGGACACGCGGCATTCCTCATCAGCTTCGAAGAACAGCACTTGAGCGATCCCCTCATTGGCATAGATCTTGGCAGGCAGGGGGGTCGTGTTGGAGATCTCCAGAGTGACGAAGCCCTCCCACTCCGGTTCAAACGGCGTCACATTCACGATGATCCCGCAGCGTGCATAGGTGCTTTTGCCCAGGCAGATGGTTAGCACGCTGCGCGGGATGCGGAAGTATTCGACCGTGCGCGCCAGGGCGAAGGAGTTGGGCGGCACGATGCACACCTCGCCCTTGAAATCGACCATGGACTTGGGGTCAAAATTCTTGGGGTCCACCATTGCTGAATGCACGTTGGTGAAGATCTTGAACTCGTCGGCCACGCGAATGTCGTAGCCGTACGAGGACACGCCGTAGGAGATCACGCCCTCCCGTACCTGGCTGGCTTCGAACGGCTCGATCATCTTGTGCTGCAAGGTTTGCTGCTCAATCCAGTGGTCGGGTTTCAGGCCCATCTCGTTCTCCTTAGCGGCTGGGGTAATTCCAGCGGCTGGCGTTAAAGATAATGTCCAGGAACACAGCGCGTTCCTCGGGGGTCATCAAGCGCGGCTTGGCAAAGTCCACGAATTGGATGGTGAACACTTCCGTATTGATGTAGCGGTTATCGTAGACGATGTTGCGCGTGATCAGCGCCTGGTCGCCGTACTCCACCACGCCGCGCTGGTCAAAGAACATGTTGCCCAGCCCGTAGGCGATGATGGCCCCGTCGCCGGTGAACTCCATGCCGTGGGCCTGGTGCGCCTGGCTGCCGCTGATGATGTGCGCCCCGGCCGCCGAAATACGCGTGAAGTCGCGCACCAGCGTCTCCGGCGGGCGGAAGACGTAGTTCTCGTTATGCTGGAAGGTAGCGATAACCACATAGCCCGCTTGCACCAGCTCCTGAACTTGCTGTTCCATCAGGGCGTAGTCGCACTCCACCGTGCCGGGGTGGTCCTCGCGGGCGGTGGCATAGCCGCCGCCCTTGCCGTTGCAGCCGATGAAGGCGATGTGGTTGCCGTTATGTTCCAGGGTCAGGGCTTGGCGCGCCTCGGCGCTGTTGACCCCGCCGCCGTAGTAGGGCAGGCCGATCTCACGGTACATGTCCAGCGTATACAGCATCGCCTCGGCGCCCCAGTCGTTGAAGTGGTCGCCGGTCAGCTCGATCACGTCGGTACCGATGTCGGTCAGCAGTTCCATATAGGCCGGGTTGCTGCAGAACACCAGCCCGCGCTGCACTGGGTCTGGCAGGGGGCAGTCCGCCGCAAAGGGCACTTCATTGCTAATGTGGGTAATGTCAGCTTCGCGCAGCAGCGGGCCTACATCCTCACCCGGGTAGGTCACGCCGTTGCGGTCCATGGTGTAGGCCGTGGCGCGCACCAGCGCCGTCACGCCGGTGATGATCACGGTGGTCAGCTTGTCGGCCTCACGGTTGCTGGCTGGGGCTTGGGCGCCAGCCAGCAGGGCCGCTTCGCCCTGTATGCCAATCGGCACGGTCAGCGGGTAGGCCGCCGGGTCAAAGTCTTTCCAGATCGGCGATTGGCCGTCCACCGCCAGCACTTTCCAGCGCGGGGCGATCTCCTCGAAGGGGATCAGCGCCCAGGCCGGTTGCCGTGCCCAGGCCGCCTCCAACAGCTCATCCGCCGGGTGCACTTCCGTGGCGCCGGCGGCCGGCTGGCCCCACAGGGCGCTCAACACCGCCAGCGTCTCCTCGCTCAGTAGCAGCGGGACGCCGGCGAACGGCTCGCCGGCCCGGCCGCCCCAGGCGGCCTGCAGCTCCGCCAGGCTGACCGCGTCAGTCAGGGTGGGGAAGGGCGCCGCCAAAGCGTAGATCCACTGGCTGAGTGGTTCACCCAGGTTCACGCCCACCAGCACATCTGCTTCGGCGGCATCCTCGGCCCAGGCCGCGCCTTCGGGCAGGCTGACCTGCTCCGCAAAACTGGCGGGCAGCGCGGGGTCCAGCCACCAGGCGGGCTGGCTCGGCGCGGCTTCTTCGGCGGACAGGTCAGGGTGGAACGGCGTCAGCGTGATCGCTGCCGCGTCGGGGTTTGGCGCCGGCGCAGGGCTGCTGGGCAGGTTGCAGGCCGCCAGCAGCAGGCCCGCCAGCAATACAAGAATGGTCAATTTACGCATAGGTTTGGCGAAATGGCTGCGGGCTAAAAACCGCCGCGCTCCTCAATAGAAGTACGAATCTCTGCGTTCAGTGTCACGGCTTGGGCCTGCAGCTCCTGCAGTTCAGCCAGCATCGCCCGGGTTTCCTTCGATTTCTTGACTGAATTCAGGTTGATGCGCACGTTTAGTCCGGCGCCCTGCAGGCTGGCGGCCGCCAGTGCGCCGGCTGTGCCGGCATCGCTGAGCGTGTTGGTGTTGCCCAGGGCGGCGGACTGCTGCGCCAGGCGCAGGCAGTCGTGCGCCATGCGCGCCACCGCCAGCGGCTGGCGGGCCGCTTCCAGTGTGGCCGCCTCGATCGCCGCTTCACGGCCGGGGGCGTCCTTGGCCAGCTTGAAGGCCGCCATCACTGCGTCAAAGGCGGCCGCATCTTCGCTGATCGCCCGGGTAAAGGCAGCCCGCAAGCCTTCAGCTTGCGCCAGCACTTCGTTCATTTGGGCTTCCACCGCGGCATATTTCTTCTTGCCGATTGTCAGCCGCGCCACCATCGCCACCAAGGCCGCGGCCAGCGCGCCGGAATGCGCCGCGGCGGACCCGCCGCCGGGCGCCGGCGCCGCGCTGGCCAGCGCCTCGACGAAGTCTTCGGCCGCCGGGGCGGCGGCCGACTGCATGCGCCGTTCCAGCACCTGCTGCGGGTCAAAGCCGTCCAGCTGCAGGTACCAGGCGGCCGCGTCTTCCATAGCTTGCTGCGGGATCAGGCCGACCAGTTCGGTCTTGACGATGCTGGCTCCGTAGCGGGCCGCCTCGCGGCGGATGGCTTCCACCACCCGCGCCAGCGGCGTCTTTTTGTAATTGGTCAGGTTCATCGAGACCTGCGCCAGCCCATCCACCAGGAAGCCGGCGCCTTTGACGAAGCGAAAGCCGCCGGAGGAATGGCGCACGGCCTTGCCGATCGCCTTGGCCACTTCCACATCGCCGGTGTTCAAATACACGTTGTAGGCGATCAGCGGCTGGCGCGCCCCAATCGCCACTGCGCCGGCCTTGCCCAGTGCATTGGGCCCATAGTCCGGCTTGCGGCTGGCCTTGCGGCCGATCTCGGCGCGGATGCCTTCGTACTCGCCGCGCCGCACGTTCTCCAGGTTGCGGCGACTGGCTTTGCTGGCGGCTTCTTCATATAAATACACCGGAATACCCAGTTCGTCGCCCACACGCTGGCCCACGCGCTGGGCCAGCTGCACGCACTCATCCATGCTGACCCCGGCGATGGGCACAAAAGGCACCACATCGGCAGCACCCATGCGCGGGTGCTCGCCCGTGTGCGTTTCCATATCGATCAGCTCGGCGGCCTTGGCGATGCTGCGCAAGGCCGCTTCTTCCACCGCCGCCGGCGGGCCGACGAAGGTCAGCACGCTGCGGTTGTGGTCCGCATCGGAGCTGCGGTCCAGCAGGGTTACGCCGTTCAC
Proteins encoded in this region:
- the thrB gene encoding homoserine kinase; this translates as MVTVRVPASTANLGPAFDCLGLALDLSNQANFSLEGQGWQIEITGEGQGRLPRSARNRMARAFELVYTKTGQPLPPGVSLEAHNHIPLSSGLGSSSAAALAGLLGANALLGGPFSQAEILQLAADLEGHADNVAAALYGGLVLVYSHKGRWQVQQLEHQPLRAVVLLPEARLSTHESRAALPAQVPLPAAVANIGHSLLLAEALRRGDLALLALAMKDQLHQPARLALLPGAAEAIVAAQALGAAAALSGAGPGVIAFVEEGAEEAVGAAMRAAFRAAGLAARHYALNSSPHGAVVL
- a CDS encoding threonine synthase, which codes for MWNPMKIKPLLQRYQALLDLPAHTQSISLLEGGTPLLPLPRLAQELGGGFELYAKVEGLNPTGSFKDRGMTAAVGEALGRGAQAVICASTGNTAASAAAYAARAGLRCIVLIPQGKVAAGKLAGALAYGAQVIQVSGSFDQALELVVQVSQRQPIALVNSLNPHRLQGQKTAAFEIIEDLGRAPDWLCLPVGNAGNIIAYWMGFRQVHQLHASGLPLLLGVQAAGAAPLVHGAPVEVPETVATAIRIGKPARGEQALQAAAESGGRIVAASDAEILAAQRRLAAEGLWVEPASAAGLAGLTAEIAAGRLQPQGRVVLVCTGHGLKDPDTITQAIPATPVIPAELAALEALLAG
- a CDS encoding GAF domain-containing protein, coding for MSARIPTGELPSQKRDKPIRVLLVEDNPGDARLIQEMLKSTGNMNLRFEHVTTLDQGLEYVGDPEQPLDAVLLDLGLPDCQGFETFERFQEKGKAFTIIILSGLNDVDLALHAVRSGAQDYLVKGQINGDLLLRSIRYAIERDETEKQLVESRERYQSLVDMMPDAIMVHVDSQIVFANPAALNLLGVSSQEELEGRNVLDLVHPNDRSVVTARIVKQAETGEAQSPVEEKFIRSDGRMIDVEVTATPFLFEDKQATQLIIRDISERKVRESEMEAIAAVSRGLQDADTQDEMLPVIMDQAMQAVGALDGSITLMDEQSGDHHIVAGRGPRASQPVGSVIPRGMGLTSKVVEDRSAYINNQFIIDPDPALYQVVKDVTPTKSVAIFPIFAEDKVIGTLGLGRDLPFENSDVRVINAICSIGGNAIHRAALYEQTQRRLRHLRSLREIDLAITSSLDINFILDVILTQANRELDLDAAAILLLNAENVLEFAAGNGFRSQLIRDSRVNFGQGLAGRAAQQRQLVRGSGEALYRNTLRPQLFQQESFLSYHAVPLVAKGKVIGVLETFHRSEEVRDTEWEDFLLTLAGQAAIAIDNASLFRDLQRSNDDLRDAYERTIEGWAHALALHDMETIEHSRRVTETTVTLARHLGLDDDRLVHVRRGALLHDIGKMGIPDQILGKTGPLNENEWHIMRKHPEYAGQMLEGIEFLHPAMPIPLYHHEKWDGSGYPHGLKGQEIPLEARIFAIIDVWDALTSDRPYRPAWETNKVKDYLRDQAGKHFDPHVVESFFLHILEK
- a CDS encoding thioredoxin domain-containing protein → MTNRQARQERQRAKAKKGQYQWLIYMGIGAVILVGLIVLSQLFSGPRQTTYTQKDGMQLGAADAPVTVIEFLDFQCPHCLNSYNSVEEDMIAEYVDTGKVRLMYYVVGFLGPESVNSAEAAYCAAAQNYFWEFHDVVFAPVNFSNGNVGGYSDAKLIDMAGKVAGMDTQAFSACMASDEKIPEVQAAHDVAASLGVSGTPAFVINGQVLGGAQPFSRLQQVIEEALETAGAN
- a CDS encoding GNAT family N-acetyltransferase produces the protein MVVPAVLSQRPATEADRSRLANLLHFETYVHRHLDWRRPLDWLGHDPYLIAENSGQLVAALACSPDLPEVSWVRLFATAAGMRPTDAWDLLWPAATPILRQKEIHTLAAIPLQDWFETLLARSGFIKDHEVVVLEWRPQPLQTSVQEIDADLRPMTQEDLPLVAEVDHAAFRPLWRNSLSALEAAFSQAGLASVVEQGGRIVAYQISTHSARGPHLARLATHPSHQGRGHAATLVRHVQTHVLQRGDTLLTVNTQDNNGASLALYKKLGFNFNGEQFPVYQYDCTSGAD
- a CDS encoding DUF554 domain-containing protein → MIGTLLNVATIILGGLLGLAFGSRLPERMGQTVVAGLGLFTVAYGLRMFSETSNAVLVLLAMIIGGILGEWWQIEEGLKRLGAWLQARFAANAEGGSAKFVRGFLTASLVYAIGPMAILGSIQDGLTGDFSLLAIKSTLDGFASIVFASTLGVGVLFSSLVILVLQGSISLLAQQIQAVFTPAMIAELSATGGLLLVGMGVSSLLEIKPIRVGNFLPALVIAPLIVALLAHFRIPLDF
- a CDS encoding helix-hairpin-helix domain-containing protein, which produces MSRGPKQLATQPAWWIAYGVLCGLAAAGLLLLLAAPRRGQPIQLVQAPTADPAMAAQAQPSRPAPTPLVQPNLPLDLNAATAAELEFLPGIGPSTAMLIVSYREQNGPFQRLEQLLDIPGIGPRTLEGLLPFAYVEPNED
- a CDS encoding CapA family protein, giving the protein MTILVLLAGLLLAACNLPSSPAPAPNPDAAAITLTPFHPDLSAEEAAPSQPAWWLDPALPASFAEQVSLPEGAAWAEDAAEADVLVGVNLGEPLSQWIYALAAPFPTLTDAVSLAELQAAWGGRAGEPFAGVPLLLSEETLAVLSALWGQPAAGATEVHPADELLEAAWARQPAWALIPFEEIAPRWKVLAVDGQSPIWKDFDPAAYPLTVPIGIQGEAALLAGAQAPASNREADKLTTVIITGVTALVRATAYTMDRNGVTYPGEDVGPLLREADITHISNEVPFAADCPLPDPVQRGLVFCSNPAYMELLTDIGTDVIELTGDHFNDWGAEAMLYTLDMYREIGLPYYGGGVNSAEARQALTLEHNGNHIAFIGCNGKGGGYATAREDHPGTVECDYALMEQQVQELVQAGYVVIATFQHNENYVFRPPETLVRDFTRISAAGAHIISGSQAHQAHGMEFTGDGAIIAYGLGNMFFDQRGVVEYGDQALITRNIVYDNRYINTEVFTIQFVDFAKPRLMTPEERAVFLDIIFNASRWNYPSR
- a CDS encoding dCTP deaminase, encoding MGLKPDHWIEQQTLQHKMIEPFEASQVREGVISYGVSSYGYDIRVADEFKIFTNVHSAMVDPKNFDPKSMVDFKGEVCIVPPNSFALARTVEYFRIPRSVLTICLGKSTYARCGIIVNVTPFEPEWEGFVTLEISNTTPLPAKIYANEGIAQVLFFEADEECRVSYADKKGKYQKQQSIVLPKL